The Onychomys torridus chromosome 4, mOncTor1.1, whole genome shotgun sequence genome includes a window with the following:
- the Epb41l1 gene encoding band 4.1-like protein 1 isoform X5, which produces MTTETGPDSEVKKAQEETPQQPEAAAAVTTPVNPAGHSHPETNSNEKHLPQQDTRPAGQSLDMEDKDYCEADGLSERTTPSKAQKSPQKIAKKFKSAICRVTLLDASEYECEVEKHGRGQVLFDLVCEHLNLLEKDYFGLTFCDADSQKNWLDPSKEIKKQIRSSPWNFAFTVKFYPPDPAQLTEDITRYYLCLQLRADIITGRLPCSFVTHALLGSYAVQAELGDYDAEEHMGNYVSELRFAPNQTRELEERIMELHKTYRGMTPGEAEIHFLENAKKLSMYGVDLHHAKDSEGIDIMLGVCANGLLIYRDRLRINRFAWPKILKISYKRSNFYIKIRPGEYEQFESTIGFKLPNHRSAKRLWKVCIEHHTFFRLVSPEPPPKGFLVMGSKFRYSGRTQAQTRQASALIDRPAPFFERSSSKRYTMSRSLDGAEFSRPASVSENHDAGPDGDKREDDAESGGRRSEAEEGELRTPTKIKELKPEQETTPRHKQEFLDKPEDVLLKHQASINELKRALKEPNSKLIHRERDRERERRLPSSPASPSPKGTPEKASEGSEHWVFIERVYTRPEELGLLTVATTQREESEAGLAEILADGRLSKVDILVDKFKVEVATEETVGTRRASTQQQGEMVASPEVFETMREEGLCIKGGHREAARAAGCTSPDNLLEGSELKIRNRRISEGQLESPVELSKGLEGLQTWQRPTAPGAGPEPEEVLSPASDKGGLQSFLLDPAQAEARADSSDETDTSFAERSFYLNYGEKDSEDQILPLPSEDREEHPDAPPGDGPWLELAEEYTERWELKSSAPRGSAPGSSRNQDETPVTPSQGEARSPRDHGRPGDLPGAAGQTFADWEETQQRLEGELTYPMARAAEDEEAAMSIDGMGKTEESPPAGWKKQPPGGGGGVHLDAQACALLRTIPPHVRKPVRPNQGGLLPKEKRAISTQAARTEDRDAVTPLPAAMEDTSQSPVSPWPGKPLEFGDPFGDQVPIILKHTYLPEESPVPKDTRGERKAPPVASKKPRAVPEGAEGPALLGFVFPSEKQKETSLRAGDQGDSQEDISKTSVANKIRMFETHGAETCRASQGELRALPRELPPEAAPGQVEHPRNRPLDLGFGQLQPPGDLASPKVTHSSVMPLATPHYGEGTSTTSHQERCTEPELVSPDSGCETTLEEATGVTGHNKSGDAGREEKSFFSRLAPNTPGKGGRLRFASPPGPQRAGLREGSEEKGKPPRPRAPESDTGDEDQDQERDAVFLKDNHLAIERKCSSITVSSTSSLEAEVDFTVIGDYHGSAFEDFSRSLPELDRDKSDSETEGGLVFSRDLKGPSSQEEESGGIEDSPDRGACSTPEMPQFESVKAETMTVSSLAIRKKIEPEAMLQSRVSAADSTQVDGSAPVGKDFMTTPPCITTETISTTMENSLKSGKGAAAMIPGPQTVATEIRSLSPIIGKDVLTSTYGATAETLSTSTTTHVTKTVKGGFSETRIEKRIIITGDEDVDQDQALALAIKEAKLQHPDMLVTKAVVYRETDPSPEERDKKPQES; this is translated from the exons AGCCTAGATATGGAGGATAAGGACTATTGTGAGGCCGATGGCCTGTCGGAGAGGACCACGCCCAGCAAGGCCCAGAAGTCACCCCAGAAGATTGCCAAGAAGTTCAAGAGTGCCATCTGCCGAGTCACTCTGCTCGATGCCTCTGAGTACGAGTGTGAGGTGGAG aAGCACGGCCGGGGCCAGGTGCTGTTTGACCTGGTCTGTGAGCACCTCAACCTCCTGGAGAAGGACTACTTCGGTCTGACCTTCTGTGATGCCGACAGCCAGAAG AACTGGCTGGACCCTTCCAAGGAAATCAAGAAGCAGATCCGGA GCAGCCCCTGGAATTTTGCCTTCACAGTCAAGTTCTACCCTCCTGACCCGGCCCAGCTGACAGAAGACATCACTAG GTATTACCTGTGCCTGCAGCTCAGGGCAGACATCATCACAGGCCGGCTGCCCTGCTCCTTTGTCACACATGCCCTGCTGGGCTCCTATGCTGTACAGGCTGAGCTGGGAGACTATGATGCAGAGGAGCACATGGGCAACTATGTCAGCGAGCTCCGTTTCGCACCAAACCAGACCCGGGAGCTGGAGGAGAGGATCATGGAGCTGCACAAGACGTACAG GGGCATGACCCCAGGAGAGGCGGAGATCCACTTCCTGGAGAATGCCAAGAAGCTGTCCATGTATGGGGTTGATCTGCACCACGCTAAG GACTCTGAGGGAATCGATATCATGCTGGGTGTCTGTGCCAACGGCCTGCTCATCTACCGGGATCGCCTGAGAATCAACCGTTTTGCCTGGCCCAAGATCCTCAAGATCTCCTACAAGAGGAGTAACTTCTACATCAAGATCCGGCCTGGGGAG TATGAGCAGTTTGAGAGCACCATCGGCTTCAAGCTCCCTAACCACCGCTCAGCCAAGCGGCTGTGGAAGGTCTGCATCGAGCACCACACCTTCTTCCG GCTGGTATCCCCGGAGCCACCACCCAAGGGCTTTCTGGTGATGGGCTCCAAGTTCCGGTACAGCGGAAGGACGCAGGCACAGACCCGACAAGCCAGCGCCCTCATCGACCGGCCTGCACCCTTTTTTGAGCGTTCCTCCAGCAAGCGATACACCATGTCCCGCAGCCTTGATGGAG CGGAGTTCTCCCGTCCTGCCTCAGTCAGCGAGAACCATGATGCGGGGCCTGACGGGGACAAGCGAGAAGACGATGCGGAGTCAGGGGGACGGCGCTCAGAGGCCGAAGAAGGAGAGCTCAGGACCCCCACCAAGATAAAGGAGCTAAAG CCGGAGCAGGAAACCACGCCAAGACACAAGCAGGAG TTCTTGGACAAGCCAGAGGATGTCCTACTGAAGCACCAGGCCAGCATCAATGAGCTCAAGAGGGCCCTGAAGGAACCCAACAGCAAACTCATCCACCGGGAGCGAGATCGGGAGCGGGAGCGCAGGCTGCCCTCGTCGcccgcctccccctcccccaagggcaCCCCTGAGAAAGCCAGTGAG GGCTCAGAGCATTGGGTATTTATAGAGAGAGTATACACTAGGCCAGAAGAACTTGGCCTCCTAACAGTGGCCACCACACAACGGGAAGAAAGTGAGGCGGGCCTCGCTGAGATCCTTGCTGATGGCAGACTCTCCAAGGTAGACATTCTGGTGGACAAGTTCAAAGTTGAAGTGGCCACGGAAGAAACAGTGGGAACCAGAAGAGCAAGCACTCAACAGCAAGGGGAGATGGTTGCAAGTCCAGAGGTCTTTGAGACAATGAGAGAGGAAGGCCTGTGCATCAAGGGAGGCCACAGAGAGGCTGCCCGGGCTGCAGGCTGCACATCACCAGACAATCTTCTCGAGGGCTCCGAGCTCAAGATCCGGAACCGCCGCATCTCAGAGGGTCAGCTGGAGAGCCCAGTAGAGCTGAGCAAGGGGCTGGAGGGGCTCCAGACTTGGCAGAGGCCTACAGCACCGGGAGCCGGGCCAGAACCAGAAGAAGTCCTCTCTCCTGCATCAGACAAGGGAGGACTCCAGTCCTTCCTGTTGGATCCTGCCCAGGCAGAAGCCAGGGCTGACTCCAGCGACGAGACTGACACCTCCTTTGCAGAGAGGAGCTTCTATCTAAACTACGGCGAGAAAGACTCCGAAGACCAAATTCTGCCCCTGCCgtcagaggacagagaagagcacCCGGATGCCCCTCCTGGAGATGGGCCCTGGCTGGAGCTGGCAGAGGAGTACACAGAGCGCTGGGAGCTGAAGTCCTCAGCCCCAAGGGGTTCTGCCCCAGGTTCCAGCCGGAATCAAGATGAAACCCCTGTGACTCCCTCACAGGGAGAAGCCCGGTCCCCTAGGGACCATGGGAGGCCTGGTGACCTGCCAGGAGCTGCTGGACAGACTTTTGCAGACTGGGAAGAAACGCAGCAAAGGCTGGAAGGAGAGTTGACCTACCCAATGGCCAGGGCAGCTGAAGATGAGGAGGCCGCCATGAGTATAGATGGGATGGGAAAGACTGAGGAAAGTCCCCCAGCAGGATGGAAGAAGCAGCCccctggtggaggaggaggggtgcACCTAGATGCCCAGGCCTGTGCCCTTCTGAGGACCATTCCTCCTCATGTTAGGAAGCCAGTCAGGCCAAACCAAGGTGGCCTTCTGCCCAAAGAAAAGAGGGCAATTTCCACTCAGGCAGccaggacagaggacagggaTGCTGTCACCCCCTTGCCAGCAGCTATGGAGGACACTTCTCAAAGCCCAGTCTCTCCTTGGCCAGGGAAGCCTTTGGAGTTCGGGGATCCCTTTGGAGATCAGGTCCCCATAATTCTCAAACACACCTATCTTCCTGAAGAGAGCCCCGTGCCCAAGGACACACGAGGTGAACGCAAGGCACCCCCAGTTGCCAGCAAGAAACCCAGAGCTGTCCCTGAAGGAGCTGAGGGTCCTGCACTCTTGGGGTTTGTGTTCCCTTCAGAAAAGCAAAAGGAGACTTCGCTCCGGGCTGGGGACCAAGGGGATTCCCAGGAAGATATTAGCAAGACCTCAGTGGCTAACAAAATCCGGATGTTCGAGACCCACGGAGCTGAGACTTGCCGAGCCAGTCAGGGTGAATTGAGGGCCCTTCCACGTGAGCTGCCTCCAGAGGCTGCCCCAGGGCAGGTAGAACATCCACGAAATAGGCCCCTAGACTTGGGCTTTGGCCAACTCCAGCCCCCTGGGGACTTGGCCAGCCCCAAAGTTACACACTCTTCTGTCATGCCTCTGGCTACCCCGCACTATGGGGAGGGCACCTCTACTACCTCCCACCAGGAAAGATGCACAGAACCAGAGCTCGTGTCCCCTGATTCAGGCTGTGAAACCACGCTGGAGGAAGCTACCGGGGTAACTGGCCAC AACAAATCCGGAGATGCGGGCAGGGAAGAGAAGAGCTTCTTCAGCCGCTTAGCACCAAACACCCCTGGGAAGGGGGGGCGCCTGAGATTCGCCAGCCCTCCGGGCCCTCAG agagcagggctgagggagggctcggAGGAGAAAGGCAAGCCACCACGTCCTCGTGCCCCAGAGAGTGACACAGGAGATGAGGACCAGGACCAGGAGAGGGATGCGGTATTCTTGAAGGACAACCACCTGGCCATCGAACGCAAGTGCTCCAGCATAACGGTCAGCTCCACATCCAGCCTGGAGGCTGAGGTGGACTTCACGGTTATTGGCGATTACCACGGCAGCGCCTTTGAAGACTTCTCCAGAAGCCTCCCTGAGCTGGACCGTGATAAGAGCGACTCTGAGACAGAAGGCGGCTTGGTGTTCTCCCGGGATCTCAAGGGGCCCTCCAGCCAAGAGGAGGAGTCTGGGGGCATCGAGGACAGCCCAGACCGAGGGGCCTGCTCCACTCCAGAAATGCCCCAGTTTGAG TCTGtgaaagcagaaaccatgacTGTCAGCAGTCTGGCAATCAGAAAGAAGATTGAGCCAGAAGCCATGCTGCAGAGCAGAGTCTCCGCTGCGGACAGCACCCAG GTTGACGGCAGTGCCCCAGTAGGGAAGGACTTCATGACCACTCCCCCCTGCATCACCACAGAGaccatctccaccaccatg GAGAACAGTCTCAAGTCCGGGAAGGGGGCAGCTGCCATGATCCCAGGCCCACAGACGGTGGCCACGGAAATCCGTTCTCTTTCACCG ATCATCGGGAAAGATGTCCTCACCAGCACCTACGGCGCCACTGCGGAAAccctctccacctccaccaccacccatgtCACCAAA
- the Epb41l1 gene encoding band 4.1-like protein 1 isoform X2: MTTETGPDSEVKKAQEETPQQPEAAAAVTTPVNPAGHSHPETNSNEKHLPQQDTRPAGQSLDMEDKDYCEADGLSERTTPSKAQKSPQKIAKKFKSAICRVTLLDASEYECEVEKHGRGQVLFDLVCEHLNLLEKDYFGLTFCDADSQKNWLDPSKEIKKQIRSSPWNFAFTVKFYPPDPAQLTEDITRYYLCLQLRADIITGRLPCSFVTHALLGSYAVQAELGDYDAEEHMGNYVSELRFAPNQTRELEERIMELHKTYRGMTPGEAEIHFLENAKKLSMYGVDLHHAKDSEGIDIMLGVCANGLLIYRDRLRINRFAWPKILKISYKRSNFYIKIRPGEYEQFESTIGFKLPNHRSAKRLWKVCIEHHTFFRLVSPEPPPKGFLVMGSKFRYSGRTQAQTRQASALIDRPAPFFERSSSKRYTMSRSLDGAEFSRPASVSENHDAGPDGDKREDDAESGGRRSEAEEGELRTPTKIKELKPEQETTPRHKQEFLDKPEDVLLKHQASINELKRALKEPNSKLIHRERDRERERRLPSSPASPSPKGTPEKASEAQRTQDTSQQDLVPGRAAGLEVFTQKSLAASPEGSEHWVFIERVYTRPEELGLLTVATTQREESEAGLAEILADGRLSKVDILVDKFKVEVATEETVGTRRASTQQQGEMVASPEVFETMREEGLCIKGGHREAARAAGCTSPDNLLEGSELKIRNRRISEGQLESPVELSKGLEGLQTWQRPTAPGAGPEPEEVLSPASDKGGLQSFLLDPAQAEARADSSDETDTSFAERSFYLNYGEKDSEDQILPLPSEDREEHPDAPPGDGPWLELAEEYTERWELKSSAPRGSAPGSSRNQDETPVTPSQGEARSPRDHGRPGDLPGAAGQTFADWEETQQRLEGELTYPMARAAEDEEAAMSIDGMGKTEESPPAGWKKQPPGGGGGVHLDAQACALLRTIPPHVRKPVRPNQGGLLPKEKRAISTQAARTEDRDAVTPLPAAMEDTSQSPVSPWPGKPLEFGDPFGDQVPIILKHTYLPEESPVPKDTRGERKAPPVASKKPRAVPEGAEGPALLGFVFPSEKQKETSLRAGDQGDSQEDISKTSVANKIRMFETHGAETCRASQGELRALPRELPPEAAPGQVEHPRNRPLDLGFGQLQPPGDLASPKVTHSSVMPLATPHYGEGTSTTSHQERCTEPELVSPDSGCETTLEEATGNKSGDAGREEKSFFSRLAPNTPGKGGRLRFASPPGPQRAGLREGSEEKGKPPRPRAPESDTGDEDQDQERDAVFLKDNHLAIERKCSSITVSSTSSLEAEVDFTVIGDYHGSAFEDFSRSLPELDRDKSDSETEGGLVFSRDLKGPSSQEEESGGIEDSPDRGACSTPEMPQFESVKAETMTVSSLAIRKKIEPEAMLQSRVSAADSTQVDGSAPVGKDFMTTPPCITTETISTTMENSLKSGKGAAAMIPGPQTVATEIRSLSPIIGKDVLTSTYGATAETLSTSTTTHVTKTVKGGFSETRIEKRIIITGDEDVDQDQALALAIKEAKLQHPDMLVTKAVVYRETDPSPEERDKKPQES; the protein is encoded by the exons AGCCTAGATATGGAGGATAAGGACTATTGTGAGGCCGATGGCCTGTCGGAGAGGACCACGCCCAGCAAGGCCCAGAAGTCACCCCAGAAGATTGCCAAGAAGTTCAAGAGTGCCATCTGCCGAGTCACTCTGCTCGATGCCTCTGAGTACGAGTGTGAGGTGGAG aAGCACGGCCGGGGCCAGGTGCTGTTTGACCTGGTCTGTGAGCACCTCAACCTCCTGGAGAAGGACTACTTCGGTCTGACCTTCTGTGATGCCGACAGCCAGAAG AACTGGCTGGACCCTTCCAAGGAAATCAAGAAGCAGATCCGGA GCAGCCCCTGGAATTTTGCCTTCACAGTCAAGTTCTACCCTCCTGACCCGGCCCAGCTGACAGAAGACATCACTAG GTATTACCTGTGCCTGCAGCTCAGGGCAGACATCATCACAGGCCGGCTGCCCTGCTCCTTTGTCACACATGCCCTGCTGGGCTCCTATGCTGTACAGGCTGAGCTGGGAGACTATGATGCAGAGGAGCACATGGGCAACTATGTCAGCGAGCTCCGTTTCGCACCAAACCAGACCCGGGAGCTGGAGGAGAGGATCATGGAGCTGCACAAGACGTACAG GGGCATGACCCCAGGAGAGGCGGAGATCCACTTCCTGGAGAATGCCAAGAAGCTGTCCATGTATGGGGTTGATCTGCACCACGCTAAG GACTCTGAGGGAATCGATATCATGCTGGGTGTCTGTGCCAACGGCCTGCTCATCTACCGGGATCGCCTGAGAATCAACCGTTTTGCCTGGCCCAAGATCCTCAAGATCTCCTACAAGAGGAGTAACTTCTACATCAAGATCCGGCCTGGGGAG TATGAGCAGTTTGAGAGCACCATCGGCTTCAAGCTCCCTAACCACCGCTCAGCCAAGCGGCTGTGGAAGGTCTGCATCGAGCACCACACCTTCTTCCG GCTGGTATCCCCGGAGCCACCACCCAAGGGCTTTCTGGTGATGGGCTCCAAGTTCCGGTACAGCGGAAGGACGCAGGCACAGACCCGACAAGCCAGCGCCCTCATCGACCGGCCTGCACCCTTTTTTGAGCGTTCCTCCAGCAAGCGATACACCATGTCCCGCAGCCTTGATGGAG CGGAGTTCTCCCGTCCTGCCTCAGTCAGCGAGAACCATGATGCGGGGCCTGACGGGGACAAGCGAGAAGACGATGCGGAGTCAGGGGGACGGCGCTCAGAGGCCGAAGAAGGAGAGCTCAGGACCCCCACCAAGATAAAGGAGCTAAAG CCGGAGCAGGAAACCACGCCAAGACACAAGCAGGAG TTCTTGGACAAGCCAGAGGATGTCCTACTGAAGCACCAGGCCAGCATCAATGAGCTCAAGAGGGCCCTGAAGGAACCCAACAGCAAACTCATCCACCGGGAGCGAGATCGGGAGCGGGAGCGCAGGCTGCCCTCGTCGcccgcctccccctcccccaagggcaCCCCTGAGAAAGCCAGTGAG gcccagaggacccaggacacttctcagcaggacttggtacctggaagagcagcaggcttGGAGGTGTTCACTCAGAAAAGCCTCGCAGCATCTCCTGAG GGCTCAGAGCATTGGGTATTTATAGAGAGAGTATACACTAGGCCAGAAGAACTTGGCCTCCTAACAGTGGCCACCACACAACGGGAAGAAAGTGAGGCGGGCCTCGCTGAGATCCTTGCTGATGGCAGACTCTCCAAGGTAGACATTCTGGTGGACAAGTTCAAAGTTGAAGTGGCCACGGAAGAAACAGTGGGAACCAGAAGAGCAAGCACTCAACAGCAAGGGGAGATGGTTGCAAGTCCAGAGGTCTTTGAGACAATGAGAGAGGAAGGCCTGTGCATCAAGGGAGGCCACAGAGAGGCTGCCCGGGCTGCAGGCTGCACATCACCAGACAATCTTCTCGAGGGCTCCGAGCTCAAGATCCGGAACCGCCGCATCTCAGAGGGTCAGCTGGAGAGCCCAGTAGAGCTGAGCAAGGGGCTGGAGGGGCTCCAGACTTGGCAGAGGCCTACAGCACCGGGAGCCGGGCCAGAACCAGAAGAAGTCCTCTCTCCTGCATCAGACAAGGGAGGACTCCAGTCCTTCCTGTTGGATCCTGCCCAGGCAGAAGCCAGGGCTGACTCCAGCGACGAGACTGACACCTCCTTTGCAGAGAGGAGCTTCTATCTAAACTACGGCGAGAAAGACTCCGAAGACCAAATTCTGCCCCTGCCgtcagaggacagagaagagcacCCGGATGCCCCTCCTGGAGATGGGCCCTGGCTGGAGCTGGCAGAGGAGTACACAGAGCGCTGGGAGCTGAAGTCCTCAGCCCCAAGGGGTTCTGCCCCAGGTTCCAGCCGGAATCAAGATGAAACCCCTGTGACTCCCTCACAGGGAGAAGCCCGGTCCCCTAGGGACCATGGGAGGCCTGGTGACCTGCCAGGAGCTGCTGGACAGACTTTTGCAGACTGGGAAGAAACGCAGCAAAGGCTGGAAGGAGAGTTGACCTACCCAATGGCCAGGGCAGCTGAAGATGAGGAGGCCGCCATGAGTATAGATGGGATGGGAAAGACTGAGGAAAGTCCCCCAGCAGGATGGAAGAAGCAGCCccctggtggaggaggaggggtgcACCTAGATGCCCAGGCCTGTGCCCTTCTGAGGACCATTCCTCCTCATGTTAGGAAGCCAGTCAGGCCAAACCAAGGTGGCCTTCTGCCCAAAGAAAAGAGGGCAATTTCCACTCAGGCAGccaggacagaggacagggaTGCTGTCACCCCCTTGCCAGCAGCTATGGAGGACACTTCTCAAAGCCCAGTCTCTCCTTGGCCAGGGAAGCCTTTGGAGTTCGGGGATCCCTTTGGAGATCAGGTCCCCATAATTCTCAAACACACCTATCTTCCTGAAGAGAGCCCCGTGCCCAAGGACACACGAGGTGAACGCAAGGCACCCCCAGTTGCCAGCAAGAAACCCAGAGCTGTCCCTGAAGGAGCTGAGGGTCCTGCACTCTTGGGGTTTGTGTTCCCTTCAGAAAAGCAAAAGGAGACTTCGCTCCGGGCTGGGGACCAAGGGGATTCCCAGGAAGATATTAGCAAGACCTCAGTGGCTAACAAAATCCGGATGTTCGAGACCCACGGAGCTGAGACTTGCCGAGCCAGTCAGGGTGAATTGAGGGCCCTTCCACGTGAGCTGCCTCCAGAGGCTGCCCCAGGGCAGGTAGAACATCCACGAAATAGGCCCCTAGACTTGGGCTTTGGCCAACTCCAGCCCCCTGGGGACTTGGCCAGCCCCAAAGTTACACACTCTTCTGTCATGCCTCTGGCTACCCCGCACTATGGGGAGGGCACCTCTACTACCTCCCACCAGGAAAGATGCACAGAACCAGAGCTCGTGTCCCCTGATTCAGGCTGTGAAACCACGCTGGAGGAAGCTACCGGG AACAAATCCGGAGATGCGGGCAGGGAAGAGAAGAGCTTCTTCAGCCGCTTAGCACCAAACACCCCTGGGAAGGGGGGGCGCCTGAGATTCGCCAGCCCTCCGGGCCCTCAG agagcagggctgagggagggctcggAGGAGAAAGGCAAGCCACCACGTCCTCGTGCCCCAGAGAGTGACACAGGAGATGAGGACCAGGACCAGGAGAGGGATGCGGTATTCTTGAAGGACAACCACCTGGCCATCGAACGCAAGTGCTCCAGCATAACGGTCAGCTCCACATCCAGCCTGGAGGCTGAGGTGGACTTCACGGTTATTGGCGATTACCACGGCAGCGCCTTTGAAGACTTCTCCAGAAGCCTCCCTGAGCTGGACCGTGATAAGAGCGACTCTGAGACAGAAGGCGGCTTGGTGTTCTCCCGGGATCTCAAGGGGCCCTCCAGCCAAGAGGAGGAGTCTGGGGGCATCGAGGACAGCCCAGACCGAGGGGCCTGCTCCACTCCAGAAATGCCCCAGTTTGAG TCTGtgaaagcagaaaccatgacTGTCAGCAGTCTGGCAATCAGAAAGAAGATTGAGCCAGAAGCCATGCTGCAGAGCAGAGTCTCCGCTGCGGACAGCACCCAG GTTGACGGCAGTGCCCCAGTAGGGAAGGACTTCATGACCACTCCCCCCTGCATCACCACAGAGaccatctccaccaccatg GAGAACAGTCTCAAGTCCGGGAAGGGGGCAGCTGCCATGATCCCAGGCCCACAGACGGTGGCCACGGAAATCCGTTCTCTTTCACCG ATCATCGGGAAAGATGTCCTCACCAGCACCTACGGCGCCACTGCGGAAAccctctccacctccaccaccacccatgtCACCAAA